The following proteins are co-located in the Clostridia bacterium genome:
- a CDS encoding rRNA pseudouridine synthase: protein MGAHRRLAKALADLGVASRRRAEELIRAGRVRVNGVTVTDPARGVGEGDVLEVDGRRLRPAPERVALLLYKPAGYLSTVTDPFGRPTVLDLVGPQPYRLYPVGRLDLDAEGLLLLTNDGELAFLLTHPRHEVEKTYRVLVKGRPGPGALEQLRQGVRLEDGRTSPARVRQVGRRGSDTWLEITVHEGRKRQIKRMCRAVGHPVLSLTRTRLGFLTLKGLAPGRYRRLTAEEIGRLKALARGQGKELPT, encoded by the coding sequence TTGGGCGCGCACAGGCGGTTGGCCAAGGCCTTGGCCGACCTGGGGGTAGCCTCGCGGCGTCGGGCCGAGGAGTTGATCCGGGCGGGCCGCGTGCGGGTAAACGGGGTAACGGTCACCGATCCCGCCCGAGGAGTGGGGGAGGGCGACGTGCTGGAGGTAGACGGAAGGCGTCTTCGGCCTGCCCCCGAGCGCGTCGCCTTGTTGTTGTACAAGCCTGCGGGCTACCTCTCCACGGTTACCGACCCTTTCGGCCGGCCCACGGTGCTGGACCTGGTGGGGCCGCAACCCTACCGGCTCTATCCCGTGGGCAGGCTTGACCTGGACGCCGAAGGCCTGCTGCTTCTCACCAATGACGGAGAGCTGGCCTTCCTGCTTACCCATCCCCGGCACGAAGTGGAGAAGACCTACCGCGTACTGGTGAAGGGCCGGCCCGGGCCCGGCGCACTGGAGCAGCTACGGCAGGGAGTAAGACTTGAGGACGGTCGGACCTCACCCGCGCGGGTCCGGCAGGTAGGGCGGAGGGGAAGCGATACCTGGCTGGAAATCACGGTTCACGAGGGGCGCAAGCGGCAGATCAAGCGCATGTGCCGGGCCGTAGGGCATCCGGTCCTGTCTTTGACCCGCACGCGCCTGGGTTTTCTTACCCTTAAGGGACTGGCCCCGGGTCGGTACCGACGGCTGACCGCCGAGGAGATTGG